The Pocillopora verrucosa isolate sample1 chromosome 14, ASM3666991v2, whole genome shotgun sequence genome has a segment encoding these proteins:
- the LOC131768491 gene encoding uncharacterized protein, translating to MECDHELAISAQEWTDQQAAKGYMHHSKWTDKFTESISWKGWGWEGMDKMEGAIAGAVRSWYSEIKNGYNYQTGRGTGVIGHFQAVVWAGETKLGCGLNIKRDDGTYVTAHYAPPSHTSMEKEKIAPDNVKPRRSPEPGCNIRSGDRELCRPDLTAPFVNPGNCPLECCYDDMFMSERSIEFYSRKGRTWCFKRQMEPGSLAKAFLIVYGAMIVSAQEWKNVGNCGAGLKCSPQCQRLCLIQHNYYRSLHNSPPLKCDPNLAKSAQSWADSNANHEAVQRSTPTKDYVESISWKRWGWEGMGTRLGAIPSAVRSWYSELKRGYDYNTGKGIVSHFKSVVDVRETHLGCGIRIKPGDGTYVVAHYSIAPGLQFKLNDFSSTKNIGPPKQPDPQCHQKSSEREQCGSFKSPFITPNKCLNAGCCYDDMFMDEPGLQWHSPNASLWCFSKKEAAGSGLITNVSIAGTTPFQSPPPPRKENDYKITFQAFLKAYLREKNDLMQKWKMEEMQLQKQRLEAESKKEEQSKKQHQDLMQVMLQQTKQQQEQMQNF from the exons ATGGAGTGTGACCACGAGCTGGCGATATCTGCCCAGGAATGGACAGACCAGCAAGCCGCTAAAGGTTATATGCACCATTCCAAATGGACAGATAAATTTACTGAAAGCATTTCTTGGAAAGGATGGGGTTGGGAAGGGATGGACAAAATGGAAGGAGCCATCGCTGGTGCAGTGAGAAGCTGGTATTCAGAGATCAAGAACGGTTACAATTACCAAACAGGCCGAGGTACGGGCGTCATTGGACACTTTCAAGCGGTAGTGTGGGCAGGAGAGACCAAGTTGGGTTGTGGACTTAACATCAAGCGAGACGATGGTACTTACGTCACTGCACATTATGCTCCGCCATCTCACACGAgcatggaaaaagaaaaaattgctcCAGATAATGTAAAACCTAGGAGATCACCAG AACCCGGCTGCAATATACGTTCCGGTGACCGTGAATTGTGCAGGCCGGATCTGACGGCACCATTCGTCAATCCAGGAAATTGCCCCCTAGAATGTTGCTACGACGACATGTTTATGAGTGAGCGGTCGATAGAGTTTTACAGTCGTAAGGGACGTACTTGGTGTTTTAAGAGACA AATGGAGCCGGGATCCTTAGCAAAAGCTTTTCTAATAGTGTATGGTGCCATGATCGTTTCAG CTCAAGAATGGAAAAATGTTGGAAACTGCGGTGCAGGATTGA AATGTAGTCCACAATGTCAGAGGCTTTGTCTAATCCAGCACAATTACTACCGTTCACTGCACAACTCTCCTCCACTTAAATGCGATCCGAATTTAGCCAAATCGGCACAATCCTGGGCAGACTCTAATGCCAACCATGAGGCCGTCCAAAGATCAACGCCGACAAAAGATTACGTCGAAAGCATTTCCTGGAAGAGGTGGGGCTGGGAAGGAATGGGGACTAGACTAGGAGCAATTCCCAGTGCAGTGAGAAGCTGGTATAGTGAGTTAAAACGTGGTTACGATTACAACACAG GAAAGGGCATTGTAAGCCACTTTAAGTCCGTAGTTGACGTTCGAGAGACTCACCTTGGTTGTGGCATCAGAATCAAACCGGGTGATGGAACGTACGTCGTTGCCCATTATTCAATTGCTCCGGGGCTACAATTCAAGCTAAACGACTTCAGTTCAACTAAAAACATTGGACCGCCAAAGCAACCAG ATCCTCAGTGTCACCAAAAGTCTTCTGAGAGAGAACAGTGTGGGAGTTTTAAAAGTCCATTTATAACTCCTAACAAATGCTTAAACGCTGGATGTTGCTATGATGATATGTTCATGGACGAACCTGGCTTACAGTGGCACAGTCCAAACGCGTCTTTATGGTGTTTTAGTAAAAAGGAGGCGGCTGGGTCTG gCTTGATAACGAATGTATCTATCGCTGGGACAACGCCATTTCAATCTCCTCCGCCGCCCCGAAAAGAGAATGATTACAAG ATCACCTTCCAGGCATTTCTCAAGGCATATTTGCGGGAAAAGAACGATCTCATgcagaaatggaaaatggaagaaatgcaGCTACAAAAGCAGCGACTAGAGGCTGAAAGTAAGAAGGAGGAGCAGTCCAAGAAGCAACATCAGGATTTGATGCAGGTCATGCTGCAGCAAACCaaacagcaacaagaacaaatgcaaaatttttag
- the LOC131768502 gene encoding LOW QUALITY PROTEIN: OCIA domain-containing protein 1 (The sequence of the model RefSeq protein was modified relative to this genomic sequence to represent the inferred CDS: inserted 1 base in 1 codon): MAGSSDGEVRTGRDQQVPFEATEITDEDRAVLRDCARNSIWFRGIPLGIVSTFGLRELLIRTGYVTKLKNFKGLVYTGVFATTFYAGVQSYGKTCIAKILALPDNSKLKEAVIKNLPKSAGQTNFYQDNLNLQGNQWASPSEEESIMDMQLPLSSSTATPNNQSSEDDHKAPKLYFDVDEAKEKKYATYEDLRKKHRERWNPPXLSSSSQTRKEQIRQKPRETEPDSKASSSDVFTPWFDQEGSDNDRSSQEAGQRTSNQRERPSFRQGPTLRKNKYGDLIE; the protein is encoded by the exons ATGGCTGGTTCTTCAGACGGAGAAGTACGAACGGGTAGAGATCAACAAGTACCGTTTGAG GCAACAGAGATTACGGATGAAGACAGAGCAGTTCTCAGAGATTGTGCAAGAAACAGTATTTGGTTTAGAG GTATTCCTCTCGGTATTGTATCAACTTTTGGTCTAAGGGAATTGCTAATAAGAACAG GTTATGTAACCAAgctgaaaaatttcaaagggtTGGTGTACACTG GAGTGTTTGCTACAACTTTTTATGCTGGTGTGCAGTCCTATGGTAAAACATGCATTGCAAAGATATTGGCATTACCAGATAATTCCAAGCTGAAGGAGGCAGTAATCAAGAACCTGCCAAAAAG TGCTGGGCAGACTAACTTTTATCAAGACAATCTGAATTTACAAG gGAACCAGTGGGCAAGTCCTTCAGAAGAAGAATCCATCATGGACATGCAACTTCCCCTTTCCAGTAGCACTGCTACCCCTAACAATCAATCAAGTGAAGATGATCATAAAGCACCAAAGCTCTATTTTGATGTCGATGAagcaaaggagaagaaatatgCAACTTATGAAGATTTGAGAAAGAAACACCGTGAAAGATGGAATCCTC GCCTTTCTTCATCGAGTCAGACTAGGAAGGAGCAG ATCAGACAGAAACCACGAGAAACTGAGCCAGATAGCAAGGCAAGTTCAAGTGATGTCTTCACGCCATGGTTTGACCAAGAAGGCAGCGACAATGACCGCAGCAGCCAGGAAGCTGGCCAGAGGACGAGTAATCAGCGGGAGAGGCCTTCATTTAGACAAG GGCCAACACTCAGGAAGAACAAATATGGTGATCTAATCGAATGA